AACAATTGTTGCGAATGCAGGCGTTTTATATTTCTTATGTACGTTTGAAAAACGTTTTGGTAATAACCCATCACGACTCATGGTCATCCAGATGCGTGGCTGGCCTAATTGAAATACCAGCAACACACTGGTGGTAGCTACTACCGCACTGATGCTGATGATATAACCAATCCATTTCAAACCCAACTTATCAAATACATAAGCAAGAGGATCATCAACTTTCAGTTCACTGTAATTCACCATACCGGTTAACACCAATGCAATGAGAATATAAAGCACCGTACAAATGAGTAATGCATACATCATACCTCTTGGAAGATCCCGTTGTGGGTTTTCACATTCTTCTGCCGTTGTACTGATGGCATCAAAACCAATATAGGCATAGAACACAGCACTCACACCCTGCAATACGCCTGTAAATCCGTTGGGCATAAACGGATTCCAGTTTGCTGTATCAACATAAAAGAACCCGATGATAATAACGAAAATGATTACGATGATTTTGAAGACCACCATTGCATTGGCGCTCTTTTTACTTTCTTTCATACCAATATATGCAAGAGCGGTAATTAGCGCCACGATCAAAAATGCAGGAAGATTCAGAAACAATTTTGTTCCACCTAAATCAGGTGCACTGTTAAATCCATTGATGATGGTTTGCATTTCAGTGGTTGCTGCAACACCTGTTGCTAATTGTGCGTTAACAGCAGCTAATGCTTCTTTTGCGGTTGTAAGATTGGTTGTTAACCAAAAAGGCAAATGAATATTTAATCCCTGCAAAAGATTATTAAAATAACTGCTCCAGCTGATGGCTACCACAATATTACCAATGGCATATTCAAGTATCAACGCCCAGCCAATGATCCATGCCACCAATTCACCAAAACTTACATAGGCATACGTATAAGCACTACCGCTAACGGGTACCCGACTTGCAAACTCAGCATAACACAACGCAGAAAATCCACAGGTAATGGCGGTAATCACAAACAATAAAGTAACACCGGGGCCGCCATGGAAAGCTGCTGAACCAATAGTAGAAAAGATGCCGGCACCAATCACCGCTGCAATACCAAAAAAAGTAAGATCACGCACATTCAATATCCGGTGCAGCTTACTTTCGTTCCCATGTATCTCACCCGTGTCGTCCGGAAGTATTGCATTGATCTTTTTTTTACGAAATAACTGGTTGGCCATATGAGTTGGTTTTGCAGCGTTCAAAATAGGGAAAAATGAGGAAACGACAAGAATACATGCACTTTAAGACCTGAAAAAAACACAACATTTATTTTGCTGAAAGATTATATATCTCTACCGCTCTCATAAAACGTTTTTTCTTAAATTCTTTTAAGGCTTTTGGATTATTAGCCACAAGCAGCTCAATTTTTTGTTCATTAAAAGGTTGAATTGAACCAAAATTCATCTGCATACCAAATATTTTAAGATTGGGATCACTCATTTGCGGCGAAAAGGCATACAATGTGATTGTTCCTCTTACAACTGGAAATAACCAACAACTATCCGTAACGATCCCCATAGCCGGAACTTTTAATCCAGCATTTTCAAAGGCAGTTACTCTTGCAGTTTCATCAACATAAATTTTTTGAACTCTGTTTGAATCTTTCTTAGAAAGCTTTCTATCAACTTTTTCAACATATGCCTTTCTCAATATTGTATCATAATAGAAAAAAGAATTAAAATTATGTCTTCTACCATCTTTCAATTCAACTGTTAAATTAAAATCTGTAGATTGATTTTTGTACATGGAGCTATTCATCCTCATCTGATTCTGCATAAAATTTGTCTGATTTTGTGACAACACCTTATTTACATCTGCCCGGTACTGAGCAGGCACTTGTGCACATACATTAAGACTAAAGAAAATCAATGCAGCAAAAATAGAATAGAACTTCATTTGTAACATTTTAAAAGAAATTAATGAACCACATTATCGGATAATTGTAACACTGCCGCTTCGTACAAAGCTCTCGCCTGTAGCATCGCAAGTGAGTTGTATGGAGTATGTAAAGCTGCCGATTGGTGCGGGATATCCTTTGTAATTTCCATCCCATTTCGCTTTGGGATCATCTACAGACAAATTAGAACGATCAAACACTTTGTTGCCCCAACGATCGTAGATCACAAATAATTTAATGAGCGATGCACCATTACCCAGCACAGAGAAGTAATCATTCTTTCCATCACCGTTTGGTGTAAACGAATTAGGGATGAAGATCTGGCTGCCGTTGCAAAGTATTTCGACAGTTACCGAATCAGAAGCGGAACAGTTTTTATCTGTCTTTGCTTCAACAATGTAAGTGATTGTTCTATTAGTTGAACTTACGGGTGATGGACATTGCACGCAACTCAAGAAATCGGGTGGCCGCCACATCCATGTACTGATGTTACTACTTCCTGTAGCATTTAACTGCACGGTGTTGCCGGGCAGCGACTGCACATCGGGCCCTGCATTTACAGTTGGTTTTGGATGAACCACAACATCTATATCGAGTGTATCAGTAAAACAATTCTCCGCATCATAGCCCACAACTGTATATGTTATTGTTGCAGTGGGTGACGCTGTTGTTGAAGCAGATGATATTGAACCAAGCCCTTGTGTATTGTTGATCCATTTATACGATGAAGCTCCTGAAACTGTTAACTGTGCTGACTGTCCCTCGCATATGGAATAATTTGTATTTCCTGTAATACTGATTGGCTGTACAACTCTTACCGTAACTGAATCTGCTTTCTTACAACCATATTGATCGGTGACAAGCACACGATAGTTGGTAGACACAGATGGTGATGCGAATGGAGATGCAGATGACGGATCTGAAAGTCCGGCAGAAGGCGACCATTGATAGGCTGTTCCTCCGGTTGCAGAAAGCTGAATACTATTACCCACGCAAACTTTTGGTTGTGCAGGTGATAGTTGAACAACAGGCAATGCATTCACAGTCAAGATATGGGTGGCTGTATCTAAACAACCTTTATTGTTAACCACGAGTGTAACGGGATAACTACCTGCAGTAGTATAAATTTGTGCTGCTGGATTTTGTATCGATGCTGTCTGTCCATTTTTAAAATCCCAGCTCCATTGTACGCCATTGGTATTTGTTGCATCAGAAGTGAATGTTGCAGTTTCACCTGCGCATATAGCAGCGGGTGCCGTAATTGTTCCTTTGGATGATTCTTTTACAACAACTATTTCTGATACATCTTTTACACAACCTGAACGTGCAGTAACACGTAAAGTAACGGTATAGCTTCCCGGCGAGTTATATTGAAAAACAGGATTCGCTGTATTTGCTGTATCGGCTGCATTACCGGTACCGAAATTCCATTTATAGGAAAGGAAGTTTTGATTCTGCGATGCACCAACACTATACACTTCAGCATTAAAATTGATCTTTACCTGGTTACATGCCTGTAATGGAATGCCTTTGATCTTAGCTGATAAACTATCAATGGTAATTTTTTCAGTTGATGGTGCCGCAACAGTGCAACCATCAGTGTTAGTAATCAAAAGAGATGGTTTGTAAACACCCGGCCCACGGTATGAATGCACAGCAGTGCTGTCCGTTGATGAAAACAATTGTCCATCACCAAAATCCCAAACATAATTTGTAACACCTGTTGCAGATGCATTAAAGTTAACCGGTTGTGAAGAACAGGTTTCTTTCGGATCGAATTTAATCGCAGCATCCAGACCTTTTACTTTTACCGAATCTTTATACGTGCCTGTTAACCCATTGTAACCATATACATACAAGGTAACAATGTAAGTGCCGGGTTTTGTATAAATATGCGATGGATAATTTACATTGTCTGCAGTGTTACCATCACCAAAATCCCATTTCACTCTAACGGCTCCTGCAGAGGTATTATTAAACCTTGCCATTACCGGGGGACAACTTGCATTACCTACAAATGATGTATTGAAATTAAATGCCGAATTAAAATCTCTTACTACAACAACTTGTGTTGCCTCCGAAGTGCAACCAGTCAATGGATCTTTTGCTATGAGTTTTACATTGTACGTACCGGCAATTGTAAATGTATAAGAAGGAGAATATTGCGTGCTTGTTACACCATTACCAAAATCCCAACTGTATTGCGTGTTATATGCATTGTAGTTGTTCGTGTTATTGTAGAAATACACATTTGTATTCAAAGGAACGTTGGAACCTGATGGATAAAAAGACGCTTTAGGACCCTTTACAGTTACATAGCCATCGTAATAAGCGCTCGTGGTTGTGCAACCTGCAGCGTCCCTTACTCTGAGTGTGACGTTATAGCTTCCAGGGTTAGAATAAATGTGTGTGACATCAGCGCCGGTAGTCTTTGTAATTATAGTGCCATCACCAAAGTTCCATTCCCATGATGTGATGGAATTATTTCCGGTAACACTTGATTTATCTTTAAACGTTACCGGCAATTGGTAGCATTGATTGCCTCCTTCAATAACAAAAGAAGGTTTTGCTCCCTTTACGGAATAGCTGATATAGTTCGTGGTATCGAAACAACCGGAAATTGAATTGTAAAGAATAAACCGCAGTTTATCCTGCAGTGGATCAACCGATCCCAAAGAGCCGGAAAATGGATTTGAATTGATGTAATAGTAACTATTGTAACCATTAAACGGAGAACCATCGCCATATTCAATGCGGTAAAATGAATAATTGTATCCACCTGCTGGCGACGCCTGCAATCCGGAAACACCATAGCCAAGATTTTCATTAGAACAAAGACTTGGATTGTTTACTGCCAGTTGAGGTTTTTGCCTTAACATCACGGTAACCATAACAGAATCACGAACAGTGCACGAGCCATTTGATGCGCTCAACCGAACTTTGTAAATTCCTGATGCGCTGTATTGGTGTGTAATATTTGGTTGATACGAAGTGTAAGTTGCCGTTTGCCCATCACCAAATTCCCATAACCAACCTGTTGCTTCTGTTGTCGCATCCGCAAATGTTACTTGCCCTCCACTTCCTTCACAGCCTTTTTGATATCCGTTTATTTTAACAAACGGTGGCTTTATTGTGATGTAGTCTACTTTAGTCATCGTATCATGACAAATACCATTTGTTGCAACAAACCTGATTGTGTACTTCCCTGCATTGGTGAACCTGTAATACAAATCAGTGCTGCTTAGATCAAAGGATTCTCCGTAGGTCCATGTTCCATTCACATACCAACTGCCACGAAACAATTCACCAGTCGACAGGTTATCAAAATGAACCAACGTATTGCCACAAATATCTGTGCCTTTTGTTGACACAAAATTTGCAACAGGTTTTGGATACAGGTTGATATTGCTGTAAACCGCAGTTGCGTTACAACCGGAAGCAGTTGTATAATTCAATGTTACCGAATGAGTGCCGGTTGTTGAAAAAGTAAATTCAGGAGTTGCATCTGTTGATGTGATACCGCCAGGAAAATTCCATTTGTAAGAAGTAATTGTTTCCTGTGTTTGTGCTTTGAACTTGACTGTAAACGGTGTGCATGAGTTGGTTCCGCCTGCTGTTGATGACGTGTACTCGATCGCAACATAAGGACGTGTAACTGTAACATATTTTGTTGTTACGGCACTACAGCCTTCAGCATTGGTAACTTTTAAACGTACATTGTAGGTAATGTTTGCAGGATAAGTAAATACCGGCTCCTGTACGGTTGAATTAACTATCGGGTTATAAAAATCATACATGAACGACCACTCCCAACCAACAGCACCCGCAGTAGTATCTTTGAATTTTATGCGTGCCGGTGCACCACATTTGTCGAGTAACGTATCAAGAAAACCACTTACAACCGGCGTAGGTTTTACTTTAACCGTTTTTGTAATCGAATCTTTACATGTACCAAAGCTGTTAACCAGTTTAATTGTATAGTCTCCTTTGTTGTAGTAGTAATAACTGAAATTATAACTGTAATAAGTTGTGCTACCATCACCCATTTGCCAGGTTGTTTGTGATGGCGATGGCGTGCTGAGCGTGGTGATCTGCGCCGACGTTCCTAAACATATTTCAGGACTCGCCAAACTAAAATCGGCTTTGTAGGATGCAACGTTTACATGATTGGAAAGTGTTTTTGTAACAACACAACCATCAGAACTTGTAGCGGTAAGTTTGATGGTGTAAATTCCTTTTTGTGTAAAGATGTGTTTGGGATCTTTTTCAGTTGAAGTAGTACCATCACCAAAATCCCATAAGTAACTTAATGTTCCCGGCCCGGCACTCTTGTTGGTAAATTTCACTTCATCACTGATCTTGCAAAGAATTGTTTGATCAACAGAAAAATCTGCAACAAGCGGATCAAGCACATCAATAATATCATTCTTCACAACGGTATTGTAGCAACCGTATTGATTTACGACCGTCAGACTTACCGATGCTTTTTGTTTGATCTGGTAGGTATGCGTAGTTGTGGGTGAGTATGTTTGTTGCGTTGAGCCATCACCAAAATCCCAGAAGTAAGAATTGATGACGCCATCACCTGCAGCTGATGTGCTGTTGAATGTAACTGTTAATGGAGAACACCCTTTTACACTTGAAAATGTAAAATCAGCTTGCGGCTTTTTATACACTTTCACTTCCCTTGTTTTGGTTGAAACCTGGTTACCTTCTTTAACCGTTAACGTAACCGTGTAAGAACCTTCAGTTAAATAAACTGCTGACGGATCTTTTAATGAAGACAGATTCCCATTTCCAAAATCCCAGCTATAAACTGTATTTGCAGAAACGCCTGTTGAAAGATTAGTGAAGGAAGATTTTAAAGGAACACAACCTTGCCCGTTTGCAATAGAGAATTCTGCATTCAGCTGTGCTTTTAATGTCAGCGAAATGAAAAGGAGAAAAGAAGTAAGGATGGTTCTGGTTACAAATACGGTCATGGTTAACGGGCGTAGCAATGTTAAGTCAAAATGCAGTGGTGGCGAAGTTTTGCCACACCTTTTTTACATTTTTAAGCGTATTCTTTAACCAGTTTCTATTGAGAGTTTCAGCCAATTATAATTCGATAAAAGTCGATACACAAATAAGTGCAACCTTTTCGCCAATGAGTGTGTCGTTTCGGCTTGTCAACGCAAATTTTATGACATCTAATAATCCCGCTGTACTAAAAACTGCGCTAACTGCTTTAATGGCTCTTTGCGTTTATTCAGCACCGCTATATCTTCTAAATGCTGCATCGCTTTTTCGAGGTACTGATTCTTTAGCTGCATTGCCCATTCATCAACTCCTGCTGATTTGAAAATAGCTACAACTTGTTCTACTTTATCAGCCGGATTATTTTGCATCAGTTCTTTCAACTGTTGCTGTTGTGCAGCTGATGCTGTTTCTAATGCATGGATCATCAGGAAGGTTTTCTTATTGGCTTTAATATCACCACCTACCTGTTTGCCAAACTTTGCCGGATCGCCAAAGCAATCAAGATAATCGTCCTGCACCTGGAAAGCAATACCAAGGTTTCGACCGAATTGATAAATATGATCTGTATTACCGATACTTGCCCCACCGATCATTGCACCAAGTTTTAAACTTGCCGCCAGGAGTACTGATGTTTTTAATTCAATCATTCGCACATACTCATCAAGATGAACGCTTTCCCGTTTTTCAAAATCCATATCCATCTGCTGACCTTCCGATACTTCCAACGCAGTTTTATTGAACAAAGCAAGAATCTGTTTCACATCGCCCTCAACCCTGCCGAGATAATCATAAGACATGGTTAATGCAACATCCCCTGCGAGTATTGCTGTGTTAACACCATGAATTGCATGTACTGTCTGCTTTCCTCTGCGCAAAGGTGCTTCATCCATTATATCGTCATGGATCAATGAAAAATTATGAAAGAGTTCAATAGCTGTTGCTACCTGCCAGGCATCGGGTTTAATATCATCAAACAACTCGTTACCCATTAACACGGCAACAGGACGCACCCGTTTACCACCTATGCTGAGGATATGTTGCGCTGCATCATACAACGATGCCGGTTCGTTGGGAAAATGACGCTTATTAAAATATTCTTCGAACTGTTTTAGTAATTGCTCAAACGACTGCATAACTTTTTGATGTATGATTTCTGATGGTGGATTTAGGATTTGTCAAAGAGGTCGCAAAATATTGAAGTATGATCAGAATTTTTGATGATAGTAAATCAAACATCCTAAATCCTACATCAGATATCATTGCTTTATTTCTTCCGCTTTTTTCTTTTCTCTTCACCAAATGATCGTGGACCTGATTTAAATGACTTGTCTGAAGCCGTTTCTGAACCAAGCAACTTTCCCTCCGTTGAATCAATATGCCCCAGCACCAATTCATAATCAAGCTGACGTTTTTCCAAATTCGCTGCCACTACTTTAATGGTTACTTTATCACCCATTCTGAAGCTTCTTCCGCTGCGTTTACCCACCAGGCAATAATCTTCTTCATTATGTCTGAAATCATCAAAATCGCTCAGCGAAAATAAACTAACAAGTCCTTCACATTTATGTTCAACAGTTTCTACCCAAAACCCGAACGACGCAACACCACTCACCACTCCTTCAAACTCTTCGCCAAGGAACTGGCTCATGTATTCCACCTGCTTGTATTTGTTGGCAGCCCGTTCACTTTCCATGGCCGAACGTTCACGCTCACTGCAATGTTTGCACTTGGCTTCCATCTTTTTATCGATCTGCGGTTCTTTGTCGAGACATTGCTGCAGTACTCGATGCACCAACACATCGGGGTAACGACGGATGGGCGAGGTGAAATGACAATAATGTTCAAAACCTAAACCATAGTGACCGATATTCTCAGCGGTATAGACTGCCTTTGCCATGGTGCGGATACCCAGTGCTTCCAATACATGCTGTTCCGGTTTACCATGAGCATCTTTCAGCATCTGGTTAAATGATTCAGCAATTCGTTTTGGTGATGACACATCAAACGTATGTCCATATTTTTTAGCAAACACCATGAACGGACCAAGCTTGGCTTCATCAGGCGTATCATGCACACGATACGGGAATGGAATTGGTTTATCTTTTATACTGATTTTGCCAATAAACTCCGCTACATGTTTATTCGCCAGCAACATAAACTCTTCAATGAGTTGATGCGCTTCTTTACTTTCTTTAATGGTAATACCGATGGGTTTTCGGTTTTCATCTAAAACAAAACGTACTTCCTGTGAAGAGAAATTGATGGCCCCTTTCTTGAAACGATCTCTACGCATTTTTTGTGCAAGCGTATTCAGCAGAATAATTTCATCGCCATACAAACCTTCACCACCTGCTTCAATTATTTCCTGCACTTCTTCATAACTAAAACGATGATTGGAATGAATAACCGTTCTACCTAACCATACGTTTTTGATCTCGCACTTCTCGGTCATTTGAAAAACGGCAGAAAAAGTATATTTATCTTCTTTTGGTCGAAGTGAACATAATTCATTGGAAATACGTTCGGGCAACATTGGCAATACACGATCAGGTAAGTAAACAGAGGTTGCTCGTGCATAAGCTTCATCATCTAATGCAGTGCCAGGCTCTACATAATAACTTACATCGGCAATGTGCACACCAATTTCGTACAGCCCATTTTCGAGTTTCTGAATAGAAAGCGCATCGTCAAAATCTTTTGCATCAACGGGATCGATGGTGAATGTCAGCACATCACGAAAATCCCTTCGGTTCTTTGCTTCTGCATCACTCACCCCATCGGGGAAACGCTCCGCTTGCTCCATCACTTCATCATCAAAGCTTAAATTGAAACCGGCAGCAAGCAATATCTGCTTCATGGCAATATCATTCTCCGCTTCCTGCTTCACGAGTTCAAGCACTTCTCCTTCAGGTATACGCTTGGCCTTATCCCATGCCGTTAGTTTCACCACAACTTTATCATTGTTTGTTGCGCCATTCAATTTATCTGTAGGGATGAACAGATCGGGCATTGGCCGGTCTGTTTCCGGAACAAAAAAACTGTAGTGCTTTTGTATGCTGATGCGGCCAATGAATTGCGTTTGCTTCCGTTCTATGATACGGGTGATCTCTCCTTCCACTCTTCCGCCACCACCACCACTCTTGGTGATCTGTACTTCAACCGTATCGCCATGCAGTGCTGTATTGAAATGCTGCGGACGAACAATAACATCACGCTCCATATCAACAATCGTTACATAGCCCATGCCGCTCCTGGTAATATCAATTACACCTTTATGACTCGCACCCGGATGTTTATGTTTACCTCCGGCAACTTTACCTGATTTATGTTTTGCAGCAGAACCTTTAGATTCTTTCTGTTTCGGCTCTTTATTAATTTTCTTTTTCTTCATAGTGTTTTGTTTTTTGCCACTGAATCACAACTTGTCTGTTAGTGTTTCTGTGACGTCTCTGTCTTATCAATTTTTATCGAGAACTGCTGAATAAACTCAATCACAGATTTTTTCAACTGTTCTTCCCGGTTAAACAAGATACGATGACGAATGGGTAAAACGAATATTGGAAGATCTTCCAGTTCTTCTTTAAATTTCACCAATCGTACTGCATCTTTCTCTGTTGTGATAATAATTTTTGTGTCATGATCCATTTTACTAAAACGCTTACGCACCTCTTTCAGATCATCGATACTAAAAATATGGTGATCACTAAATGTTATTCTTTCATACGTGTATGAATTGGAAAGAATATGATCTTTCAATGGCTCAATATTAGCAATACCTGTCAACAACAACACTTCCAGCTTTTTGTGCAGATGGTACTCCTGTTGTGGATGCATAATATGATAAGGCACGCCGTATTCAATAGTTGAAAAGAACAGTTGTTGATGCGGCAATGGATTGATCTCTTCCTCAATTTCTTTTCGCTCCTCTTCCGTTAATGCAGCCGGACATTTGGTTACAACAATGATCTCTGCACGTTTGTAACTGTTACGTTCATCACGCAGATCACCGGTGGGCAAAAAGAAATCACGGGTAAATAAATTGCTATAATCCGTTAAAAGGATATTCAATCCTGCCTTAATGGCTCTGTGCTGAAAACCATCATCCAGGATAATAGCCTGCGTTTTTGGCCGGTCGTGCAAAAGTTGAGGTATTGCTTCCAGTCTCGATTCACCCACAGCCACCACTACGTCAGGAAACTTTAAATGAAACTGCATGGGTTCATCACCAATTTCCAACGCATTGGTTGTTTCGCCGGCTAACACATACCCCTTTGTTTTGCGTTTATATCCTCTGCTGAGTGTTGCGATATTCACTTCATCTTTTAATAATCGTAGCAAATATTCTACCATTGGCGATTTACCTGTACCTCCCACACTCAGGTTCCCCACACAAATGATTGGCAAGTTCACTGATGTGGATTTTAATACCCCGTTATCGTATAATCTATTGCGCAGCCATACAACAGCACCGTACAGCAAAGCAAACGGCACCAATAAAAAACGGATGG
The DNA window shown above is from Lacibacter sp. H375 and carries:
- a CDS encoding PKD domain-containing protein; the protein is MTVFVTRTILTSFLLFISLTLKAQLNAEFSIANGQGCVPLKSSFTNLSTGVSANTVYSWDFGNGNLSSLKDPSAVYLTEGSYTVTLTVKEGNQVSTKTREVKVYKKPQADFTFSSVKGCSPLTVTFNSTSAAGDGVINSYFWDFGDGSTQQTYSPTTTHTYQIKQKASVSLTVVNQYGCYNTVVKNDIIDVLDPLVADFSVDQTILCKISDEVKFTNKSAGPGTLSYLWDFGDGTTSTEKDPKHIFTQKGIYTIKLTATSSDGCVVTKTLSNHVNVASYKADFSLASPEICLGTSAQITTLSTPSPSQTTWQMGDGSTTYYSYNFSYYYYNKGDYTIKLVNSFGTCKDSITKTVKVKPTPVVSGFLDTLLDKCGAPARIKFKDTTAGAVGWEWSFMYDFYNPIVNSTVQEPVFTYPANITYNVRLKVTNAEGCSAVTTKYVTVTRPYVAIEYTSSTAGGTNSCTPFTVKFKAQTQETITSYKWNFPGGITSTDATPEFTFSTTGTHSVTLNYTTASGCNATAVYSNINLYPKPVANFVSTKGTDICGNTLVHFDNLSTGELFRGSWYVNGTWTYGESFDLSSTDLYYRFTNAGKYTIRFVATNGICHDTMTKVDYITIKPPFVKINGYQKGCEGSGGQVTFADATTEATGWLWEFGDGQTATYTSYQPNITHQYSASGIYKVRLSASNGSCTVRDSVMVTVMLRQKPQLAVNNPSLCSNENLGYGVSGLQASPAGGYNYSFYRIEYGDGSPFNGYNSYYYINSNPFSGSLGSVDPLQDKLRFILYNSISGCFDTTNYISYSVKGAKPSFVIEGGNQCYQLPVTFKDKSSVTGNNSITSWEWNFGDGTIITKTTGADVTHIYSNPGSYNVTLRVRDAAGCTTTSAYYDGYVTVKGPKASFYPSGSNVPLNTNVYFYNNTNNYNAYNTQYSWDFGNGVTSTQYSPSYTFTIAGTYNVKLIAKDPLTGCTSEATQVVVVRDFNSAFNFNTSFVGNASCPPVMARFNNTSAGAVRVKWDFGDGNTADNVNYPSHIYTKPGTYIVTLYVYGYNGLTGTYKDSVKVKGLDAAIKFDPKETCSSQPVNFNASATGVTNYVWDFGDGQLFSSTDSTAVHSYRGPGVYKPSLLITNTDGCTVAAPSTEKITIDSLSAKIKGIPLQACNQVKINFNAEVYSVGASQNQNFLSYKWNFGTGNAADTANTANPVFQYNSPGSYTVTLRVTARSGCVKDVSEIVVVKESSKGTITAPAAICAGETATFTSDATNTNGVQWSWDFKNGQTASIQNPAAQIYTTAGSYPVTLVVNNKGCLDTATHILTVNALPVVQLSPAQPKVCVGNSIQLSATGGTAYQWSPSAGLSDPSSASPFASPSVSTNYRVLVTDQYGCKKADSVTVRVVQPISITGNTNYSICEGQSAQLTVSGASSYKWINNTQGLGSISSASTTASPTATITYTVVGYDAENCFTDTLDIDVVVHPKPTVNAGPDVQSLPGNTVQLNATGSSNISTWMWRPPDFLSCVQCPSPVSSTNRTITYIVEAKTDKNCSASDSVTVEILCNGSQIFIPNSFTPNGDGKNDYFSVLGNGASLIKLFVIYDRWGNKVFDRSNLSVDDPKAKWDGNYKGYPAPIGSFTYSIQLTCDATGESFVRSGSVTIIR
- a CDS encoding amino acid permease: MANQLFRKKKINAILPDDTGEIHGNESKLHRILNVRDLTFFGIAAVIGAGIFSTIGSAAFHGGPGVTLLFVITAITCGFSALCYAEFASRVPVSGSAYTYAYVSFGELVAWIIGWALILEYAIGNIVVAISWSSYFNNLLQGLNIHLPFWLTTNLTTAKEALAAVNAQLATGVAATTEMQTIINGFNSAPDLGGTKLFLNLPAFLIVALITALAYIGMKESKKSANAMVVFKIIVIIFVIIIGFFYVDTANWNPFMPNGFTGVLQGVSAVFYAYIGFDAISTTAEECENPQRDLPRGMMYALLICTVLYILIALVLTGMVNYSELKVDDPLAYVFDKLGLKWIGYIISISAVVATTSVLLVFQLGQPRIWMTMSRDGLLPKRFSNVHKKYKTPAFATIVTGFLVGIPALFLPSSIMTDLTSIGTLFAFVLVCLGVLLLPKLRAEGSGKFKLPYINAQFILPLIVAGFIFLFRERVAASVTNLFNEDHQEVLFLLFIIIAVVLSVFTFIRKYSLIPVLGALSCLYLMIEIPVNSWFWFFVWMGIGLVIYFIYGYRKSKLAAEQV
- a CDS encoding polyprenyl synthetase family protein, with the protein product MQSFEQLLKQFEEYFNKRHFPNEPASLYDAAQHILSIGGKRVRPVAVLMGNELFDDIKPDAWQVATAIELFHNFSLIHDDIMDEAPLRRGKQTVHAIHGVNTAILAGDVALTMSYDYLGRVEGDVKQILALFNKTALEVSEGQQMDMDFEKRESVHLDEYVRMIELKTSVLLAASLKLGAMIGGASIGNTDHIYQFGRNLGIAFQVQDDYLDCFGDPAKFGKQVGGDIKANKKTFLMIHALETASAAQQQQLKELMQNNPADKVEQVVAIFKSAGVDEWAMQLKNQYLEKAMQHLEDIAVLNKRKEPLKQLAQFLVQRDY
- the lpxK gene encoding tetraacyldisaccharide 4'-kinase, yielding MNLANLTFQSIRFLLVPFALLYGAVVWLRNRLYDNGVLKSTSVNLPIICVGNLSVGGTGKSPMVEYLLRLLKDEVNIATLSRGYKRKTKGYVLAGETTNALEIGDEPMQFHLKFPDVVVAVGESRLEAIPQLLHDRPKTQAIILDDGFQHRAIKAGLNILLTDYSNLFTRDFFLPTGDLRDERNSYKRAEIIVVTKCPAALTEEERKEIEEEINPLPHQQLFFSTIEYGVPYHIMHPQQEYHLHKKLEVLLLTGIANIEPLKDHILSNSYTYERITFSDHHIFSIDDLKEVRKRFSKMDHDTKIIITTEKDAVRLVKFKEELEDLPIFVLPIRHRILFNREEQLKKSVIEFIQQFSIKIDKTETSQKH
- the rnr gene encoding ribonuclease R, with amino-acid sequence MKKKKINKEPKQKESKGSAAKHKSGKVAGGKHKHPGASHKGVIDITRSGMGYVTIVDMERDVIVRPQHFNTALHGDTVEVQITKSGGGGGRVEGEITRIIERKQTQFIGRISIQKHYSFFVPETDRPMPDLFIPTDKLNGATNNDKVVVKLTAWDKAKRIPEGEVLELVKQEAENDIAMKQILLAAGFNLSFDDEVMEQAERFPDGVSDAEAKNRRDFRDVLTFTIDPVDAKDFDDALSIQKLENGLYEIGVHIADVSYYVEPGTALDDEAYARATSVYLPDRVLPMLPERISNELCSLRPKEDKYTFSAVFQMTEKCEIKNVWLGRTVIHSNHRFSYEEVQEIIEAGGEGLYGDEIILLNTLAQKMRRDRFKKGAINFSSQEVRFVLDENRKPIGITIKESKEAHQLIEEFMLLANKHVAEFIGKISIKDKPIPFPYRVHDTPDEAKLGPFMVFAKKYGHTFDVSSPKRIAESFNQMLKDAHGKPEQHVLEALGIRTMAKAVYTAENIGHYGLGFEHYCHFTSPIRRYPDVLVHRVLQQCLDKEPQIDKKMEAKCKHCSERERSAMESERAANKYKQVEYMSQFLGEEFEGVVSGVASFGFWVETVEHKCEGLVSLFSLSDFDDFRHNEEDYCLVGKRSGRSFRMGDKVTIKVVAANLEKRQLDYELVLGHIDSTEGKLLGSETASDKSFKSGPRSFGEEKRKKRKK